From a region of the Paenibacillus lutimineralis genome:
- a CDS encoding cache domain-containing sensor histidine kinase, giving the protein MLTYMVFIIIPVIAIGYFSHTMYQDSIRKQTRSNIQGTITQIKDNIEYKLSDVERISNMLYNDYSLSNELRSYKMGWDNHERITKIIMPKFDIALNATGLNIAMYIFLDNDTLPEKYNGSFENENPDLLERIKTYNLYHLDRIEDKNWHQNFPEEKIGQTMVWQKVERDYELGRISLLRRLVDMRNPLNLKEVGFMRFSVRKQELFQAVDYTKIGDGGALLIRDENGNIMYLSGQMPDMIDQVNGTVDKDNYLVIKDNVGNQNWELVAYVPMTVMERDSARVKMFIIAICLLCLVVFTFAGMFISRYFSIRMNKVVSVLNAYREGELHKRMGYSGKDEFSEIASALNEMGQNINHLIEEVYVTQIEKKEAELESLQAQINPHFLYNTLSSISRLAKFGQIDKLQQMVLDLAKFYRLSLNEGRTLIPVRSELEQAEAYMSIQKTKFGDEVTIDYDIDPAIGKYETIKLILQPFIENAFEHARMGDSLNIRIVGRLEGKQIIFKIIDNGVGMSAERIRQIFDPIEGLNTGFGIRNVHSRIQLHFGSEYGVTIGSGRGIGTTVQIVIPARESGKT; this is encoded by the coding sequence ATGTTGACATATATGGTCTTTATCATTATTCCGGTCATAGCGATCGGTTATTTCTCGCATACGATGTACCAGGACTCGATCCGCAAGCAGACAAGGAGCAATATTCAGGGAACGATCACCCAGATCAAAGATAATATTGAATATAAATTGTCCGATGTGGAACGCATCTCTAATATGCTGTATAACGATTACTCGTTAAGTAACGAACTCAGGAGCTATAAGATGGGATGGGACAACCATGAGCGGATTACGAAAATTATCATGCCCAAATTCGATATTGCGCTGAATGCGACGGGACTCAATATCGCCATGTACATATTTCTTGACAATGACACGCTTCCTGAAAAATACAATGGTTCTTTTGAAAATGAGAACCCGGATCTCTTAGAGCGGATTAAGACCTATAACTTGTATCATCTGGACCGTATAGAGGACAAGAACTGGCATCAGAACTTCCCTGAGGAGAAGATAGGACAGACCATGGTCTGGCAGAAGGTAGAGCGCGACTATGAGTTGGGCCGAATTTCATTGCTCAGACGCTTGGTTGACATGAGAAATCCGTTAAACTTAAAGGAAGTCGGATTCATGCGATTCAGCGTACGCAAGCAGGAGCTGTTCCAAGCAGTAGATTATACGAAGATTGGAGATGGCGGCGCTCTTTTAATTAGGGATGAGAACGGGAACATTATGTACCTGTCCGGCCAAATGCCGGATATGATCGATCAGGTAAACGGCACAGTGGATAAAGATAATTACCTCGTTATTAAGGACAATGTCGGTAATCAGAATTGGGAACTGGTCGCTTACGTGCCGATGACAGTCATGGAGCGTGACTCGGCCCGGGTGAAGATGTTCATCATTGCGATCTGTCTCCTCTGCCTCGTCGTATTTACTTTTGCCGGGATGTTTATTTCACGCTACTTCTCAATTCGGATGAATAAGGTCGTCTCTGTACTGAACGCCTATCGCGAAGGTGAGTTGCATAAGCGGATGGGGTACAGCGGGAAGGATGAGTTCTCAGAGATTGCTTCGGCCTTGAATGAGATGGGACAAAATATCAATCATCTGATCGAAGAAGTATATGTGACCCAGATCGAGAAAAAAGAGGCTGAGCTGGAATCGCTGCAGGCGCAGATCAATCCACATTTTCTGTATAATACCTTGTCATCGATCAGCAGGTTGGCCAAGTTCGGTCAGATCGACAAGCTGCAGCAAATGGTACTCGACCTGGCCAAGTTCTACCGACTGTCCTTAAATGAAGGGCGAACCTTGATTCCCGTTCGCAGCGAGCTAGAGCAGGCTGAGGCATATATGAGCATCCAGAAGACGAAATTCGGCGATGAGGTTACAATTGATTATGATATTGATCCGGCCATCGGGAAATATGAGACGATCAAATTGATATTACAGCCTTTTATAGAGAATGCGTTCGAGCATGCCCGGATGGGGGATTCTCTAAATATTCGTATCGTCGGCCGTCTTGAAGGGAAACAGATCATATTCAAAATTATCGATAACGGAGTAGGGATGTCAGCAGAACGGATTAGACAGATTTTCGATCCGATTGAAGGGCTCAACACTGGCTTCGGGATCCGCAATGTGCATAGTAGAATTCAACTTCATTTTGGTAGTGAATACGGGGTTACAATCGGCAGCGGACGCGGAATCGGCACGACCGTGCAGATCGTGATTCCTGCTAGAGAGAGCGGCAAGACATAG
- a CDS encoding ABC transporter permease: MAQLSMKQTINSEPKGKFKAGLVRFYRQLDLQLMVIPALILIFIFSYIPMYGIMIAFQDYKIGHSFSSSPWVGMKHFIYFFNSPEFGTVMRNTIVISLLKFLIGFPAPIFLALILNEVRKMAFKRVVQTITYLPHFMSWVILGGLVTTMLAVDGGSINMLLEKLNLIDKPITFLSLPEYFWGILVTTNVWKEIGFGSIVYLAAIAGVDPHTYEAASIDGASRFKQIYMITLPSIMPVVSIFMILAIGNLVSAGFEDILILAADPAIRDVSDVLDTYVVRVGITNYRYSYATAVGVFKAVVSVGLLTIANFVARKSGNSLW; this comes from the coding sequence ATGGCACAGCTTTCCATGAAGCAGACGATCAATTCTGAGCCAAAGGGAAAGTTTAAGGCGGGGCTTGTCCGGTTTTACAGGCAGCTTGATTTGCAGCTTATGGTCATACCCGCTTTAATCTTAATCTTTATTTTTAGTTATATTCCGATGTATGGGATTATGATTGCTTTTCAGGATTACAAGATCGGACATAGCTTTTCGAGCAGCCCTTGGGTAGGGATGAAGCATTTTATTTATTTCTTTAATTCACCTGAATTTGGAACGGTCATGCGCAATACGATCGTGATCAGCTTGCTGAAGTTCTTAATAGGATTTCCGGCACCGATCTTCCTGGCGCTGATACTGAACGAAGTTAGAAAGATGGCGTTCAAGCGCGTTGTACAGACGATCACCTATTTACCGCACTTTATGTCCTGGGTAATTCTTGGCGGCTTGGTTACTACCATGCTTGCGGTGGATGGGGGCAGCATAAATATGCTGCTGGAGAAGCTGAATTTAATCGACAAGCCGATTACCTTCTTGTCGTTGCCAGAATATTTCTGGGGAATTCTCGTAACGACGAATGTGTGGAAAGAAATTGGCTTCGGTTCCATTGTATATCTGGCTGCGATTGCAGGGGTAGATCCCCACACTTATGAAGCAGCGTCAATCGATGGTGCGAGCCGTTTCAAGCAGATCTATATGATCACACTTCCTTCGATAATGCCAGTCGTCTCGATCTTTATGATTCTGGCTATCGGCAATTTGGTTAGCGCAGGTTTTGAAGATATTTTGATCCTGGCTGCTGATCCGGCAATTCGCGATGTATCTGATGTGCTGGATACTTATGTCGTTCGAGTCGGTATTACCAATTACCGTTATTCTTATGCGACTGCTGTAGGCGTGTTTAAGGCAGTGGTTAGCGTCGGCTTGCTCACAATAGCGAACTTTGTGGCCAGAAAGAGCGGCAACAGCTTATGGTAA
- a CDS encoding MDR family MFS transporter, with protein sequence MNTQLKQIHPLCWTIIAGTIFGRMATSMSIPFLSIYLIKFLHSTPAEAGAVVAVSSLIGVFASFYGGYISDVIGRKSVLFISVFGWSLVFFGFAAADRIWVFFMMNALNGLCRAMFEPTSRALLADITPRENKLLIFNLRYAAINIGVVFGPLLGMWLGTTQSGLGFLIAGIVYLSYGVLLVVQFLAHREIGGAMPSGGDRLTLSEALRVTGKDRTFMYVLIGMIFCVLGYGYFDSTLAQYMEMSPYVTDGAKWFGYMISLNAVVVLIVQYPIVKFVSRFSPALPLIAGNLLVAISMLVFGSFHQIWTFMLGVVIFTIGEVLMFTMTDVLVDRIAKPDLRGTYFGVFGFNNFGNVLAPLLGGLLLNSLGAASAALIFAILALTTVCGIPFLFRAHRQLQRTSGYTDHQAA encoded by the coding sequence ATGAATACACAGTTGAAGCAGATTCATCCATTATGCTGGACCATTATTGCTGGAACGATCTTCGGCAGGATGGCCACTTCGATGAGCATTCCATTTTTATCGATATATTTGATTAAATTTCTGCATTCGACTCCGGCAGAAGCGGGGGCGGTCGTCGCGGTCAGCTCTCTGATAGGTGTCTTCGCCAGCTTCTATGGTGGATATATTTCCGATGTTATCGGGCGGAAATCGGTTCTATTCATTTCGGTATTTGGCTGGTCGCTTGTCTTCTTCGGCTTTGCGGCAGCAGACCGGATCTGGGTCTTCTTCATGATGAACGCCCTGAACGGATTATGCCGTGCTATGTTCGAGCCAACCTCCAGGGCGCTGCTAGCCGATATTACACCACGGGAGAACAAGCTACTCATTTTCAATCTCCGCTATGCGGCCATCAATATCGGGGTAGTGTTTGGACCGCTGCTCGGCATGTGGTTAGGAACGACACAATCGGGTTTGGGCTTTCTTATCGCGGGTATAGTGTATCTGAGCTATGGCGTGTTACTTGTCGTACAGTTTCTTGCTCATCGTGAGATTGGAGGGGCGATGCCTTCAGGCGGTGATCGATTAACCTTGTCAGAGGCTTTACGAGTAACTGGTAAAGACCGTACTTTTATGTATGTGTTGATTGGCATGATTTTTTGTGTACTCGGTTACGGATATTTTGACTCCACGCTTGCCCAGTATATGGAGATGAGCCCCTATGTCACAGACGGTGCGAAATGGTTCGGGTACATGATCTCATTGAACGCTGTCGTGGTGCTGATCGTGCAGTATCCAATCGTCAAATTCGTCAGTCGTTTCTCCCCGGCACTACCCCTAATAGCAGGCAATCTTCTAGTTGCTATAAGCATGCTCGTATTTGGCAGCTTTCATCAGATATGGACTTTTATGCTTGGAGTTGTCATATTCACGATCGGGGAAGTACTGATGTTTACCATGACAGATGTACTAGTCGATCGCATTGCCAAACCAGATTTACGGGGCACCTATTTTGGCGTGTTCGGCTTTAACAATTTTGGAAATGTATTGGCTCCATTACTTGGCGGATTGCTGCTTAATTCTTTGGGTGCTGCCTCTGCAGCGCTGATCTTCGCCATTTTGGCGCTTACGACGGTGTGTGGCATCCCCTTCTTGTTCAGAGCACATCGGCAACTGCAACGAACAAGTGGGTATACGGATCATCAGGCGGCCTAA
- a CDS encoding amino acid permease, producing MNNTNNEEPSSLQKKLLPRHISFMAMGGVIGTGIFKGSAETVGIAGPGVIFSYIFAGLLLLVVMSAIAEMATIYKGKNMKEFIREAFGERFSFVIGWLYCFMWLSVCVIEIIAAGSFLQYWMPEVPLWLLSLACAAFIIIINTMSVGGYGEFEFWLAGIKIAMIIVFIVLGVCILFGIIPGTNSPMLHNFTGNGGFFPNGWTAIFSALLVVMFSYGGSELIGLTLSETQDAEKVLPRVVKSFILRVILFYTLPILIICGLVPWNSLNEHTSPFVQVLTSAGLQGAAHLINFILITAVLSAANSGIYGATRMLHSMAKDGEAPAALGRLSKKGVPINSLKLSGIVLIAGSMIAYLTQEGLFRLLMAVPGFVVILVWISICMAQFKLRRTYPHEPGFKVWGYPYITLITIFCLSLIALMFIFDAQNRISIGVCLGVLFILIIYSFLKFRTSNKRTSS from the coding sequence TTGAACAACACAAATAACGAAGAACCATCATCCTTGCAGAAGAAGCTGCTTCCGCGCCATATTAGCTTCATGGCCATGGGCGGTGTAATCGGCACAGGTATATTTAAAGGGAGCGCCGAGACGGTTGGTATCGCGGGTCCGGGGGTGATCTTCTCTTATATCTTCGCGGGGCTATTGCTCCTCGTCGTGATGAGCGCGATCGCTGAAATGGCAACGATTTATAAAGGGAAAAATATGAAGGAATTCATCCGCGAAGCATTCGGAGAACGCTTTTCCTTTGTCATAGGCTGGTTGTATTGCTTCATGTGGCTGTCGGTCTGCGTAATTGAGATCATCGCAGCCGGAAGCTTCCTGCAATACTGGATGCCGGAGGTTCCTCTCTGGCTGTTGAGCCTGGCCTGCGCAGCGTTCATTATCATCATTAATACGATGAGTGTTGGCGGCTATGGGGAATTCGAATTTTGGCTTGCTGGAATCAAGATTGCCATGATTATTGTCTTTATCGTGCTTGGAGTATGCATTCTGTTCGGCATCATCCCTGGCACGAACTCGCCGATGCTGCATAACTTCACTGGTAATGGCGGCTTCTTCCCTAATGGCTGGACAGCCATCTTCTCTGCACTCCTGGTCGTCATGTTCTCTTACGGCGGTTCAGAACTGATCGGGTTAACGCTGTCGGAGACGCAGGATGCTGAGAAGGTACTGCCTCGTGTCGTAAAAAGCTTCATCTTAAGAGTTATTTTGTTCTATACGCTGCCAATTCTTATCATTTGCGGATTAGTTCCGTGGAATAGTCTGAATGAGCATACAAGTCCATTCGTACAGGTACTGACTTCTGCTGGATTGCAAGGTGCGGCCCACCTTATTAATTTCATTCTCATTACCGCAGTATTGTCCGCAGCAAATTCCGGAATTTATGGAGCAACGCGGATGCTGCATTCGATGGCCAAGGATGGAGAAGCTCCTGCTGCACTCGGCCGCCTGTCCAAGAAAGGCGTTCCAATCAACAGTCTCAAGCTGAGCGGAATCGTACTAATTGCTGGCTCCATGATCGCCTATCTTACGCAGGAAGGGCTGTTTAGACTACTGATGGCCGTACCGGGCTTTGTCGTGATTCTGGTATGGATCAGCATCTGTATGGCTCAGTTCAAACTGAGAAGAACCTATCCGCATGAACCTGGCTTCAAGGTATGGGGATATCCCTATATCACTCTGATCACCATTTTCTGTCTGTCCTTGATCGCGCTCATGTTCATATTCGATGCCCAAAATCGTATCAGCATCGGGGTATGCCTGGGAGTACTATTCATTCTGATCATCTATTCCTTCCTGAAGTTCAGAACCAGCAACAAAAGGACAAGCAGTTAA
- a CDS encoding response regulator translates to MYKVLLADDEILDLEGMKQFIPWSDLGLEVVAAVSNGFSACEVLEQQEIDILVTDVNMPNMSGLELARIAIQKSANIRIIFVSGYQDFHYVKQALSLKACSYVLKPMDDNELIASLKSIIEELREEKRRKETEEQFQHLKPMAKNDLLFRLLEGEPVLGTNEQMKKLVSAYGLDYLEAPLSVAVLEIDELNLKSARNEWNKVQESIARLPDWSLQQLQEVIQDQGMHWCKLSRNRLAVVLHSPQLERSMEEMRSALNFEIAVPITIGLGGKVEDIFRLSPSYKQALEALDGKMFFGRGQLIRYEDVRKAPELKDARTLDIRLDALFKAMVTYDLVRIHDEIDNLFLSASTLRSKFTIYNLATYIIFKLDQYLHTIDEDLFEMLGMELDSLDVVLEFEMMEDIRSWLIRRVFEISEMIHQKEASKNSRLIREIMKMVKGRLHENITLKDIAQQFSFSPNYLGYLFKEEVGKSFSEVLITMRMERARELLKDPTLKIYEVADRVGYRYIPYFSKQFRETFGMTPAEYRKRE, encoded by the coding sequence ATGTATAAAGTATTGTTGGCTGATGACGAAATACTGGACCTTGAAGGCATGAAGCAGTTTATCCCCTGGTCTGACCTGGGGCTTGAAGTCGTTGCGGCAGTAAGCAACGGATTTTCCGCTTGTGAAGTGCTGGAACAGCAGGAGATAGATATTCTGGTTACCGATGTTAATATGCCGAATATGTCCGGTCTTGAACTGGCTAGAATCGCGATCCAGAAGAGCGCGAATATACGGATTATTTTCGTAAGCGGTTATCAGGATTTTCATTATGTGAAGCAAGCTCTGTCGCTGAAAGCCTGCAGCTATGTACTCAAGCCTATGGACGATAATGAATTGATCGCCTCGCTAAAGAGCATTATTGAGGAGCTCAGGGAGGAGAAGCGTCGCAAGGAGACCGAGGAGCAGTTCCAACATTTGAAGCCGATGGCTAAGAATGATCTGCTATTCCGCTTGCTTGAAGGCGAGCCGGTCTTGGGAACGAACGAGCAGATGAAGAAGCTGGTCTCAGCCTATGGGCTAGATTACCTTGAAGCGCCACTATCTGTAGCGGTGCTGGAGATCGATGAGCTTAATCTGAAGTCTGCCCGGAATGAATGGAACAAGGTACAAGAATCAATCGCTCGCTTGCCGGATTGGAGTTTGCAGCAGCTGCAAGAGGTTATCCAGGATCAAGGAATGCATTGGTGCAAATTGTCAAGGAATCGGCTGGCGGTAGTGCTTCATAGCCCGCAGCTAGAGCGAAGCATGGAAGAAATGCGCTCTGCTCTGAACTTTGAAATAGCTGTACCCATTACAATCGGCTTAGGCGGGAAGGTAGAAGATATTTTTCGATTGTCTCCCTCCTATAAGCAGGCGCTTGAAGCGCTGGACGGCAAGATGTTCTTCGGGCGTGGCCAATTGATTAGGTATGAGGATGTCCGCAAGGCTCCGGAACTCAAGGATGCCAGAACGCTCGACATTCGACTTGACGCTCTTTTCAAGGCGATGGTTACATATGATCTAGTTAGAATTCACGATGAGATTGATAATTTATTTCTGTCTGCATCGACATTGCGATCCAAGTTCACGATCTACAATCTGGCCACCTACATCATTTTCAAATTGGATCAATATTTACATACCATAGACGAGGACTTGTTCGAGATGCTTGGGATGGAGCTGGATAGTCTCGATGTTGTACTAGAGTTTGAAATGATGGAGGATATTCGTTCCTGGTTAATCAGGCGCGTGTTTGAAATTTCTGAGATGATTCACCAGAAGGAAGCGTCCAAGAACAGCAGGCTGATCCGGGAAATTATGAAGATGGTCAAGGGACGGCTGCATGAGAATATCACCTTGAAGGATATAGCGCAGCAGTTTTCTTTTTCCCCGAACTATTTAGGGTATTTATTTAAGGAAGAGGTGGGCAAGAGCTTCAGCGAGGTGCTCATCACGATGCGCATGGAACGGGCACGCGAGCTGTTGAAGGACCCGACATTGAAAATTTACGAGGTTGCCGACCGGGTTGGGTACCGTTACATCCCATATTTCAGTAAGCAGTTCAGAGAGACCTTCGGAATGACACCGGCCGAGTATCGCAAACGAGAATGA
- a CDS encoding carbohydrate ABC transporter permease — protein sequence MRDSLGDRIMVICIYTFLILFAITTLYPFLNALAISFNQGLDTSKGGLTIWPRVFTFENYKFVFKDERLMSGFVISVLRTIIGTITSILCTAIFAYGMSKRELMGRKYYMVMCIITMYFGGGLIPTFMLIRNLGLMNSFWVYIIPGLIGVWNMIIFRTFFNGLPNGLEESAKIDGCGNWGTLFRIVLPLSGPVIATLALFTAVAHWNEWFLAGIYISDQNLYPIQTILRQILLSNIVSETAANLDSASLARMQQAKTVTSKSLSMATMMVATLPIISVYPFVQKYFVKGVLVGSLKE from the coding sequence ATGCGCGATAGCCTTGGGGACCGCATCATGGTCATATGCATCTATACATTTTTGATCTTGTTCGCAATAACAACGTTATATCCATTCTTGAATGCCCTGGCCATTTCGTTCAACCAGGGGCTGGATACCTCCAAGGGTGGACTTACTATCTGGCCTAGAGTATTCACATTTGAGAACTATAAATTTGTGTTCAAAGACGAACGGTTGATGAGCGGGTTTGTAATCTCAGTGCTACGTACAATTATCGGCACTATCACATCGATTCTATGCACCGCAATATTCGCTTACGGTATGTCGAAGCGCGAGCTTATGGGCCGTAAATACTATATGGTTATGTGTATTATTACGATGTACTTCGGGGGCGGATTGATTCCTACTTTCATGCTGATTCGCAACCTCGGCTTAATGAACTCTTTCTGGGTATATATCATTCCTGGATTGATAGGGGTCTGGAATATGATCATCTTCCGAACCTTCTTCAACGGCCTGCCTAACGGTCTTGAGGAGTCGGCCAAAATTGACGGCTGCGGCAACTGGGGTACTTTATTCCGCATTGTACTTCCTTTGTCTGGCCCAGTTATCGCGACGCTGGCACTGTTCACAGCTGTTGCACACTGGAATGAATGGTTCTTGGCCGGGATCTATATATCGGATCAGAATCTATATCCGATTCAGACAATTCTAAGGCAGATTCTGCTATCTAATATCGTAAGTGAAACAGCAGCGAATTTAGATTCCGCCTCACTTGCTCGTATGCAACAGGCCAAGACTGTAACTAGCAAATCGTTGTCAATGGCTACAATGATGGTTGCGACTCTTCCAATCATCAGTGTATATCCGTTCGTTCAGAAGTACTTCGTGAAGGGTGTTCTGGTAGGTTCTTTGAAAGAGTAG
- a CDS encoding extracellular solute-binding protein, with protein sequence MKKRSRLIVNVLSVLMIVALIAGCSGKGGNTAQEPNSSNTGNKQEQNAQNNAQSEGPALYELGKEPLNITLYGNYDWYTMPKWGEDPISATKWVQDNKKVTVTEIPNGGNAAQKLNTMIASGELPDIIWGERGADVERLREAGLLVPLDDYIDKYPNLKKWLDPVALNMLRSPDGKLYQFPNWYTNRPNGNAGWVVNKKIYKELGEPKLETTDDLYAYLKQVKEKFPKVVPFETDLAKEGHGLDQIYSAFKEDNFTFTRFFAVPDGDKMKSIYKDEPFRESVVFAAKLFREGLMTQDAMTQTRDQVDEKLINGRVAVYASANPTVYAMTADAELRKKDPTDGYFMVWPIHKEGLDKNKIYPGTYNKLGWNAAVITTSAKNPEAVFAFLDWWTGPEGTTLQFWGLEGEYWQGYEEDGYTPKFTEKYVTQRDPLSKYQKDMDPVMWVGNTVFADDTKGKYESTLAEDERNWATYWQYQITWKTQGDATQFVNMTPLPDTEEGIAYQRVKDIWLQVRAQTLYTKSDEETLALLDRAHDDSMAAGFEKVMDFYVQKWNENKALMNGN encoded by the coding sequence ATGAAGAAAAGGAGTAGGCTGATCGTCAATGTCTTGTCGGTGCTGATGATTGTTGCGTTAATCGCAGGTTGTTCCGGCAAAGGCGGTAACACCGCGCAAGAACCTAATAGTTCTAATACGGGGAATAAACAGGAGCAGAATGCTCAGAACAATGCTCAGAGCGAAGGACCAGCTCTTTATGAACTGGGCAAGGAGCCGCTGAACATTACCTTGTACGGTAACTATGACTGGTACACAATGCCGAAGTGGGGCGAAGATCCTATTTCTGCAACCAAGTGGGTGCAGGATAACAAGAAAGTAACAGTTACCGAGATTCCTAACGGAGGCAACGCTGCACAAAAGTTGAACACTATGATTGCTTCTGGTGAACTTCCCGACATTATTTGGGGTGAACGTGGTGCGGACGTAGAACGTCTGCGTGAAGCTGGCTTGCTTGTACCGCTGGATGATTATATCGATAAATATCCTAACTTGAAAAAATGGCTTGACCCAGTAGCTCTTAATATGCTTCGCTCTCCAGATGGTAAACTGTATCAATTCCCGAACTGGTATACAAATCGTCCGAACGGGAATGCAGGCTGGGTAGTGAATAAGAAGATCTATAAAGAGCTTGGCGAGCCTAAGCTGGAGACTACCGATGATCTGTACGCTTACTTGAAGCAGGTTAAGGAGAAGTTCCCTAAAGTAGTTCCGTTCGAGACCGACCTGGCGAAAGAAGGACATGGTCTGGATCAAATTTACTCTGCATTCAAGGAAGACAACTTTACCTTTACTAGATTCTTCGCTGTACCGGACGGAGATAAGATGAAGTCAATCTATAAGGATGAACCGTTCCGTGAATCCGTCGTGTTTGCTGCTAAATTGTTCCGCGAAGGTTTGATGACGCAGGACGCAATGACTCAAACACGTGACCAGGTGGATGAGAAATTGATTAACGGCCGTGTAGCTGTATATGCATCAGCTAACCCTACCGTATATGCAATGACGGCTGACGCAGAACTGAGAAAGAAAGATCCGACAGACGGCTATTTCATGGTATGGCCGATTCATAAAGAAGGACTTGATAAGAACAAGATTTATCCGGGGACTTATAATAAGTTAGGCTGGAACGCAGCCGTAATTACGACTAGTGCAAAAAATCCAGAAGCTGTATTTGCATTCCTGGATTGGTGGACCGGTCCTGAAGGTACAACGCTTCAATTCTGGGGTCTTGAAGGTGAGTACTGGCAAGGATATGAGGAAGACGGATACACGCCTAAGTTTACTGAGAAGTATGTAACGCAAAGAGATCCGTTGTCGAAGTATCAGAAGGATATGGACCCGGTTATGTGGGTAGGTAACACCGTATTTGCCGATGATACAAAGGGTAAATACGAATCGACATTAGCCGAAGATGAGCGGAACTGGGCAACGTACTGGCAATATCAAATTACGTGGAAGACTCAGGGTGATGCTACGCAGTTCGTGAATATGACGCCATTGCCGGATACTGAGGAAGGTATTGCCTATCAGCGTGTAAAGGATATCTGGTTGCAAGTAAGAGCACAAACTTTGTATACGAAGTCGGATGAAGAGACGCTTGCGCTTCTGGACAGAGCACACGATGATTCGATGGCTGCAGGATTCGAGAAAGTGATGGACTTCTACGTGCAAAAATGGAATGAGAATAAAGCACTTATGAACGGCAACTAA